TAGTAAATCCGTGAATCAAAAACGAGTCGCCCACATTCGGCAAAATGTGTTCATACACATCATTACGGAACAGTTTTCTGTGTCTCCAAGGGATGTGCCAGCGGAACTGGCACGAGACATTCGCATCACCCCGGACAATCTGGTAATGCCAATAATACGGAATGATTTTGCCAAAGAAAAGCTCGCTGATCTGGTGGAAATCGACCCGAAAGCAACGGATGCCACCGTAACAGTACATTACGCGCCCAGTTCGGTGGGCAAGATCAAGATGTTGGCACAGATCGAACGAGCTATGTCGGACCTAACGAGGTTTGGTTTTAGTGAGAAGGATATCGATGAGGTACCGAGTCGGATGATGCCGTAGAGGCTTACAATATCTTCCTAATCGTATATTCTTTATTACAGGTGAAATCAATTTTCTCCGACACGAACGTTTATTTACTCTGCGGAACAATCATCATTAGTAGTGTTCACGTAAGCAGCAGACTTTAATTTCCATCTTTCATAAATTGCAAAAGTTCTTTCTCTTGTTCATTCTCCTTACAGCTCCTTATAGATTTCCTTTCGTTCAAAAACGATATTCTGTTCTGGAAGCACAAACGTACCTATGCCGGGCTATCGATGCGAAGTACACTGTGGCGAACATTCAGCCACATCATAATATTCCTGTATCTGATGGATGAAGAAACGTCGCTGCTCATTCTGATACCAACCGGCATTGGGACGCTGATCGAAGTGTGGAAGGCGAAGAAAATCCTAAAGCTCGATTTTAGCTTCCGCCATGGCATCCGGTTCCGATCGAGTGAAGAAGACGCAGATGTATCGACCGATATTCAAACGCAGGAAAACAATACGCAAGAACTGGACAAGGAAGCGATGCGATATTTAAGCTTTGTACTGTACCCGCTGTGTATTGCGGGAGCTGTTTACTCGTTGCTGTATCTTCCCCACAAGAGGTTAGTCTCTCTGGTTCACTTCGTTCGCAAAGGCACTTTATAATGTTGTCTGTTCTGATCCTCTCACAGTTGGTATTCGTGGACAATCAGCTCAATGGCAAACGGAGTGTATGCATTCGGGTTCCTATTTATGCTACCCCAACTGTTCATCAACTACAAGCTGAAATCGGTGGCCGCTCTTCCGTGGCGTGTGTTC
The Anopheles moucheti chromosome 2, idAnoMoucSN_F20_07, whole genome shotgun sequence genome window above contains:
- the LOC128297693 gene encoding lipid scramblase CLPTM1L gives rise to the protein MKLMSLSSVCGIVFLCYILHSTYTLYMLFRAPQCTDTPCYRSQLTKGKFLQLSLYTSALANPSSAAKVAKLGTINPFDPFIELEKSYTINLPKETRSNGTLYMFAVLTKGAKSLDWDSVRSQSTSVIKKFALTHYMVPKAATINLLNDKSKTKRPSKSVNQKRVAHIRQNVFIHIITEQFSVSPRDVPAELARDIRITPDNLVMPIIRNDFAKEKLADLVEIDPKATDATVTVHYAPSSVGKIKMLAQIERAMSDLTRFGFSEKDIDEVKSIFSDTNVYLLCGTIIISSVHLLIDFLSFKNDILFWKHKRTYAGLSMRSTLWRTFSHIIIFLYLMDEETSLLILIPTGIGTLIEVWKAKKILKLDFSFRHGIRFRSSEEDADVSTDIQTQENNTQELDKEAMRYLSFVLYPLCIAGAVYSLLYLPHKSWYSWTISSMANGVYAFGFLFMLPQLFINYKLKSVAALPWRVFMYKSFNTFIDDVFAFIITMPTAHRFACFRDDIVFLVYLYQRWLYPVDKTRIDEDERALMGKDQNSIDAQKDQQQMRKLNAKENKKDN